In Acidobacteriota bacterium, the sequence CCGCGACCGGGTCTTCGCTAAACAGGTGCAGATGCCCGAAATGGTGATGCGGCGCGGTGTTGAGTTCGATCAACGCATGGTCGGGACCTTCGACATAGGCGTAATAAAAGTTGGGAAAGCGCGCCAGGTCGCTGATGTCGGTTAGCGGTTCAAAAAATTTCGTGCCGCTGTCGAGTTGTTTTTGATAAGTTGCTCGCATGTCTTCCGCGCCCCAGCCCATATGCCAGATTGACGATACCGGTTCCCAGGCGGGCGGCTTGCTGACTTTGTTAAACAACAGCCAGGATTTCTGCGCCCACACCGCATCGCGCCCTGCAAATTTGGCTTTTTCGCAATCGAATTTCGACGGGTAAAATTCAACGTTTGCCGCCGGGTCTGTGACATTCAAATGCAAATGATGAAAATGTCCGACGGGCGCGGGCGGCGCGTTCTGAGCCGTCGAATCGAAACTGCAAAGCGATAACATTCCGATGAGCAGCGCAACACAGAGGGCTTTGCCGCGCAGGTTATCAAGCTGTGACATAAATCGTTCCTCGTATCGATTGAAAATTTTTGGGTAAGCTTACGCCTGCTCTACTCGTTTACTTTTAAGTTGAGCAAGCGGTCTTTGATCGCGACTCAACTTCAGCATGGGTTTTGCAACCTGCTTCTTCATTACTCAAAACGCCACTAAATTGAATTGCTTAAAGTCGCAAATTCAAATCACAATTTTTTCAGGTATTTCAAACTTTCAGGAATCTGGGTCATCACCTGACTCGATTCGTCTTCAAGGATGTGATACCGGATACCAAGCTTGCGCGCCGCGCGCACCACACCCGCAATATCGATTTCGCCGGTTCCGAGCACCACGTCTGAATCCGCAGGCGCACCGCCACTGAAATTTTTCGGCGTCCCCGCTTTCATATCTTTGAGGTGCAACAACTCAAAACGTTTGGGATATTTTTTAAGCAACGCCACAGGGTTTTGCCCGGGTTGCGCTACCCAGAACACATCCATTTGAAACGCCACATATTTCGGGTTGGTTTCGGCAATCATCTTATCAAGTAAAGTTCCGCCCGCGTGCGGTTGAAATTCGTAGCCGTGCGTGTGATAGGCAAAGCGCAAACCGTGTTTGGCAAGCCGCGCGCCCCAATCATTGAAATTGGCGATGGCGCGATTGCAATCGTCGAGCGTGAAGGTGTTGCCATGCGGAATCCACGCGACGATGACATATTTTGCGCCCAGGGTTTTCGCCTCTTTTGCAACCCCATCGAGGTCTTTGCCGAGTTCGTGGTAATCGGCGTGCGTGCTCACGCAGGTGAGTCCCGCTTTATCGAGCATGGCGCGAAACTCTGCGGCAGAGACAAGTCCGTGCGGGTAGGATTCGATTTGCGTAAGTCCCATGGCTTTGATTTTTGCAAGCGTACCCGGCAAATCGGTTTTGATTTGATTGCGAAAACTGTAAAGCTGCACGCCAATCACTGTGCTGTTTTTTGATTTGGCAAACGGCGTTGTTGATGAAGCAAATAAAATCATTGCCAATATTGCGATAAATAAGTAGCGAAAACTTTGCATTATTTTTCTCCGCGTGAAAGTGAATGCAGCGTAGCATCCGCAGCATTGACGCGCAACTCACACGATTCAACTTTCAGTTATCCGATTGATTGGGAAGCAGCACTCAACCTCTGCCGCAAAGTTGCATTCCCGGCGGGAAGGTCCCTTGATAGACAGTCGCGGTCTTCCATCATTACTTTGATAATTTATCCCGGAGCCAATCCGCCAAACCTCGCCTCAACTTTGCGCGATTCACCGAAGCTAAGCTACATTATGCAAGCGGGATTTTCTCCAGAGCACACATTCAACAGCACAATACTTAATGCCACAATGAGTCAGCAATCCAAGCAATTCAATAACGCCTCGCGGCGAAATTTCTTAGCGCAACTCATCGCTGCGCCTTTTGCATTAAATTTTTCACAAGATGTTTTGGCGCTGAAAAATCCGCAATTCTCATCAATCGCCCAACAACCTCCGATAACTATGGCGAATGCGCCACATTCACGAGCCTTTCCGTTTGCGACGCTTAACAGTTGGATAACCCCGACAAAAGATTTTTTCGTTCGTTCACATTTCAGCATTCCGAAAATCGCCCCTGCGCGTTGGAAACTGGAAATCAGCGGCGCAGTCGAACGCCCGCGCACCTTCACCTTTGAAGAAATCCTAAAACTCCCGGCGGTCGAACAGGTTGTGACTCTTGAATGTTCGGGCAACCTCGTAGGCTATGGCGGCGTATCGAATGGGCGTTGGACGGGCGTGAGGCTCGCCACCTTACTTGAAGCCTGCGGCGTTCGCGCGGATGCCATCGAAGCCGTGTTAATCGGCGCAGACGGCGGCAGCGAACGCGAAGCCAATGATATTCAGGTTCCGGCATTTGCCCGCGCCATTCCTTTAACAAAAGCTTTGGATAAAAATACTCTGCTTGCCTACAAGATGAACGGCGAGATGTTACCCGAAGCGCACGGCGCGCCGGTGCGAGCGTTGATCCCGGGATTTTACGCGATGGATTCGGTGAAGTGGCTCAGGCAAATCGTTGTCAGTCGCGAAGCCTACAGAGGTTTTTATCACACCGAGCGTTATTATGAAGCGCGGCGCATCAATGAAAAAATTTATCGCGCGCCGCTTCATGATATGCGGATTAAATCGCAGATTGCGCGTCCGCTGAGCAATGAAAAGCTGGCGCTGCAAGCGTTGCAAATCGTCGGCGCAGCGTGGACGACGGGTGATGCGGAAATCACCCGTGTCGCTTTGAGCTTGAATCGAGGCAAAAGCTGGACGGATGCGCGGCTTGGCGATGACCGCGCGCCGTTTGCGTGGCGGTTATGGTCTGTGGATTGGATGCCTGAACAAGCGGGGGTTTATGAAATCATCGCCCGCGCTTTCGATTCGCGTGAACGCGAACAACCAATGGAGCGCGATTCAACGCTGATCACGCCTTATGCGCAAAACCACGTCGAACGCCGAATTATCGAAGTAGGATAATTAAGGAAATTCGATGACCGCCGCAATAGCCAGCACGATTTCTTCAAGCGTCTCTTCGGCGATGAGTCCGAGTTTGCGAATGAACCGTTGCGTATCCCTGCCGCGCAGTTGCAAAGCGTCAACGGTTGAAGTTTTCGATAAACCGTTTTGTGAATCGGGAACCATACGGATATGCCAGATGTTGTTTTCGTAACGCGCTTTCCAGTCGGTAATCGGAACAACCAGTCTTACAGGCAGGCGACCAACGGCATCGGAACTCATCACAATAGCGGGCGGGTTTTCTTGATTGCTACGCCGATAGTCGGGTCAAAATTGACTAACCAGATTTCGCCACGCTTGGGCATCGGGCTATGGCTTAACGATATTGCCGCCTTGCCAGGTTTCACGCTGTTTGGCGGTTTCTTCTCGCTGGTAACTTTCGAGTAATTGTTCCGCTTGTTCGGCAAGAATTCGGCGGCGTTCACTGAGCGGCAATTTTAGAAAAGCGCGACGTTGTGCAAGTGAGGTTGCTGAATCTATGATTCCTTCCTGGCAAATCATCGATTGACTCCTTTAATGGTGAGTTTACTGTAACTGAAAATTGATAGTCAGCAATCTTTTAGGGACTTATATGAAACTGATAGTTGGAAATTCTTTAATCATTCTTTCTCTTTTTGTCTATACAGCCTGCGCGCAAGAGCATGGTCAACAAGCCAATCAATCCATGCAACCCGCTGCTCAACATCAAAGCCACGAGGAGCATTCGCTGTCGGTTGATTCGATTCCGGTAGAACTGCTCACCAAACCTATCGCGCTTCGCGCAGGTGTCGGCAAAGTCAACGACGCGGTTACGACCGCCTCGAAAGAGGCGCAGGCGTTTTACAACCAGGGCATGGCTTACCTGCACGCTTATGTGTGGATTGAAGCGGCGCGCTCATTCAATCAGGCGCTCAAATTGGACGACAAACTGGCAATGGCTCACCTTGGTCTCTATCGCGCTTATATCGGATTGAACATCAACGCTTCGGCACGCGAAGCCTTGGACAAAGCTCAGCAGTTGATGATGAATGCTTCGCCGCGCGAACGTCGCCGCATTCTCGCGCACGCCAAACAATTCGACGCCATCACCGATATCAACAACACGGCAAAACATGAAGCCTACAAAAAAGCCCTGGACGACGCCTTGCTCACCGACGCAAATGATGTCGAGTTATTGCTGCTGCGCGGCAATGCCGAAGAAGGGGTTCCGGCAACCGGTCGCGGACAACGCGGGCTTGAAGGCTCACGGAAGTTTTATTTGAAAGCTGTGGAATTTGCGCCCGAACACGCCGGGGCGCATCATTTTCTCACTCACACTTATGAAAATATGGGTAAGGTGAATGAAGCGTTGAAACACGGCGAACTGACCGCCAAATACGCGCCGGAGGTTCCGCACATGCGCCATATGTACGGGCATGACTTGCGCCGCGTCGGGCGTATCAAAGAGGCGATTGCCGAATTCAATAAAGCCGATGAATTGCAGCGGGCATATTTCGTGAGCGAACAAATCTCGCCCGAATACGACTGGCATAATCAACATAATCTCGATTTGCTTTCGACCTGCTATCAACACCAGGGGCAGATGAAACGCGCCGAAGAAATCATGCGACAGGCTTTCAATTTGCCTTCGTTTATGGAAGCCGAAGCCTACAACAAAAAAGAGTACCCGGCGTTTTTACTTGCAAGAGGTCGCACCGATGAGGCGCTTGAAGCCGCTAATCGTCTAATCAAAACCAAATGGGAAATCGTGCAAGCCGTGGGGTACATCATGACGAGTCATATACAGATGACGAAAAATAAGCTGCCCGAAGCAAGCGCGGCAGCAAAAAATGCGTTGCAGGTTTTGCAAAACTCAGGAAAGAAATTCACCCTCATCAATAATGACCTTGCCGTGTTGCAGGGCGTATTTTTTTTGAGAACCGGGCAAAAAGAAAAAGGTGAAGCGGTGCTCAGACAGGCAGTGCAGAAGATTCGCGCCGAACAAGGACCGGATAACTGGACGCAGGCGCTCTTTCAACTCGAAGCCATCGCGCGTGTAGCGCGTGAAGTCGGCAATTGGGAACTCGCGGAATTTATAACCGCACAGATGCTCGACCACGACGCCAATTATGGCGGCGCGCATTATGCGATGGCATTGGTTTATGAACACCAGGGCGACAAAGCCAAAGCCATCGCGGCACTCACCCTCGCGGAAAAACTCTGGAGTGATGCCGATACGGATTTGCCGGAACTCGCCGCAATCAAAATAAAGCTGGTTGAACTGAGAAAATAAAAATTCTTCCGACTCATTCTTCAACATGGCGCAAAGGTAAAAACGATGGTGCCGATGACAAACCACAGCACCGCGAAAATCAACCCGTAGCCGAAAAAGCTGCGAAAATCGACGTGCGCGATTCCCGCAATCACTACGTACCAGAAAGGCGAAGTCAAATTACCCATGTGGTCGCCGACGCTCATCGATAAAATGCCGCGCGGCACTGATACGCCCACGTCCATTGCCGCTTTTGAGGTGATGAATCCCTGAATCGCCCATTGCCCGCCGCTTGAAGGAATGAAAAACGCAAACACCGAGCCGATGATTGCCGTGAGCAAGGGAAAGGTTAGCGGCGTTGACACGGACGCGACCACCCCCGCCAGCTTTTCACCAATGGTCGTGTGTTGAATGAGTCCGGCGACGCCCGCGTACAAATGATAAATGACAATCACGGGCCAAGCTGAAAGAACGGCGTGCTGCAAGGCTTTGGTGAATTTGTAAACATTGCGATGCAGCAGAAAACATAAGAACAACAACGTCGCG encodes:
- a CDS encoding sugar phosphate isomerase/epimerase; translated protein: MQSFRYLFIAILAMILFASSTTPFAKSKNSTVIGVQLYSFRNQIKTDLPGTLAKIKAMGLTQIESYPHGLVSAAEFRAMLDKAGLTCVSTHADYHELGKDLDGVAKEAKTLGAKYVIVAWIPHGNTFTLDDCNRAIANFNDWGARLAKHGLRFAYHTHGYEFQPHAGGTLLDKMIAETNPKYVAFQMDVFWVAQPGQNPVALLKKYPKRFELLHLKDMKAGTPKNFSGGAPADSDVVLGTGEIDIAGVVRAARKLGIRYHILEDESSQVMTQIPESLKYLKKL
- a CDS encoding sulfite oxidase, translating into MSQQSKQFNNASRRNFLAQLIAAPFALNFSQDVLALKNPQFSSIAQQPPITMANAPHSRAFPFATLNSWITPTKDFFVRSHFSIPKIAPARWKLEISGAVERPRTFTFEEILKLPAVEQVVTLECSGNLVGYGGVSNGRWTGVRLATLLEACGVRADAIEAVLIGADGGSEREANDIQVPAFARAIPLTKALDKNTLLAYKMNGEMLPEAHGAPVRALIPGFYAMDSVKWLRQIVVSREAYRGFYHTERYYEARRINEKIYRAPLHDMRIKSQIARPLSNEKLALQALQIVGAAWTTGDAEITRVALSLNRGKSWTDARLGDDRAPFAWRLWSVDWMPEQAGVYEIIARAFDSREREQPMERDSTLITPYAQNHVERRIIEVG
- a CDS encoding VOC family protein, whose protein sequence is MSQLDNLRGKALCVALLIGMLSLCSFDSTAQNAPPAPVGHFHHLHLNVTDPAANVEFYPSKFDCEKAKFAGRDAVWAQKSWLLFNKVSKPPAWEPVSSIWHMGWGAEDMRATYQKQLDSGTKFFEPLTDISDLARFPNFYYAYVEGPDHALIELNTAPHHHFGHLHLFSEDPVAAGEWYMKYLGIKRRSTTPPSREPRFYREWQVGPSASFMVDNVNVIIFPVQFTQKFYAKYWKPGQKTLAPTKGRVIDHVAFSFDNLAEVVERLKKDGVKIVEGISIDKTTKLKHAFVEGPDKILIELVEGQARKE